Genomic DNA from Niallia circulans:
ACAAGATGAATATAATGACAAAAGGAATAATAGAAGTAAAGAATGTCACCCAGCTGCTTGTTTCTTGTGCAGGAAGGACATCAATTTTTGATCCTTCTGTAGCCGCTTTATCAATACGGTTTTGAACAGTTTCATTATTCGTTACATAGGATACGAAGTATTCATCCTTGCTGTAAGAGTCTAGCTGTCCTCGTAATTCTAAAACGCCTCGTTCTGGCTGCTGTGTAATCGAACTTACATCACCTGCTTCAAGGTGCTCAATCAGCTCGGTATACGATAATTGCTTGGTTGGTTCGTTATTTCCATTAAAGAAACTTACCACACCAATAATTACTAAAAATATCAATAAATAAAAGATGGTATTACGGAAAATACGGTTCATCCCTTACCTCCTCCCACGGTAAACAAACTATATTGTATAGTAACATAGAAAATTGTGTAAATTCAAGAAATTACCCTCTTGAACTCGAAACTTCCCAGTTACTCCACTTACTCGTTAGTGTTAGTATAAACTTCTGGTTTTAAAACGCCGATATAAGGCAAATTGCGGTATCTTTCTGCATAATCCAGACCGTAACCAACTACAAATTCATCTGGGACGATAAATCCAATGTAATCAGCTTGTAAATCTACTTTCCTTCCAGAAGGCTTATCAAGCAGTGTCACAATCTTGATTGATTTTGCTTTGCGATAGCGGAATAGTTCAACAAGATAGCTCAATGTCAAACCGCTGTCAATGATGTCTTCAAGTATAAGGATATCTCTACCCTCAACAGAAGTATCCAAATCCTTAAGGATTTTCACTTCACCTGAAGAAACAGTGGAATTTCCATAGCTTGATACATCCATGAAATCCATTTCAAGATATGTATCCATGCGTTTTAAAAGGTCGGCCATAAATGGCATTGCCCCTTTAAGCACTCCAACAGCCAAAGGAAACTTATCCTTGTAGTCCTCTGTCAATTGGTGTCCAAGGTCTTTAATCTTGCTTTGTAATTCTTCCTCAGAAATCAATATTTTTTCGATATCATGTTTCATTGCTTGTGTGCCCCCTAGAAGATCATTGCTTTTTATATGTTATTAATAGATTATAACCACTATTCGCCTGCTTTAAAGAATAAACAGATTTTTTTAAACCTGGGAGCCATAAAATGTTATCGTTCCCATCTGTAACAATTGGCCAGCTGTCTCTCTCTTGCAGAGGAATCTTTGCATCGATGAATATACCCTTTACTTTCTTCATCCCATCCATTCCTCTAACTTTTATCCTGTCTCCATTCCTCCTTGTTCTTATAACAATAGGTAATGTAATTAAATCAGAATCGACTATAATAGCATCTCCAGTCACATATGGAGTGTTGCTAGTATATTCTACCCTAATATAATACCCATTTGGTAATAATATCTCTCCCGTTTTTAAAATTTCATAATAAAAGGGTTCATTTGGAGAAATGTTTAATTGAAAGTGCGCCAAATTGTAGGATTTGACTACCTTCAAACCTTCTGGGAGATCAATCTTTCCGGAAGAATGTGGATTTTGAAATAATGTAATTATTTGGTTAGTATGTAAGGCGGATAATGAAGATATCTTCTCTTTATAGAGATAGTTTAATATTAGATGAATACATCTTCTTTGTAAAGAAATAGCTATTGAGAGAAATGCTTCAATGTCAATGGTTATTTCATTTTCCTTCTGATTCTTTACAACTTGCTCCCAAACGGCTTTTGTTGCTGCCATTAAAAAAGTCTCATCCTCAGCCGCTTCTTCGCTAAACCGTTGAAAATGTGCCGTAGCATTTGGGTTCTCTTTTTTCAAAAAAGGAAGAATATGCTTGCGAAATCTATTCCTGCTGTAAACTTCCTTATCGTTACTCGGATCTCTTCTAGGGAAAAGCATATACTTATTACAGTATTCCTCTATTTCCTGTTTTTCTAAACATAAAAATGGCCTAAATAAACTTCCTGGCCCAAACGGACGGCTGAAAGGAATTCCAGCTCTAGCTTTAGCACTGCTGCCTCTAGTCAAGCGCATCAAAATTGTTTCCACCTGATCATCTCCATGATGACCAAGAGCAAGGAAAGGAATCTCATATTCATCCATTACTTCCTTGTAGAATGCATAACGGTACTCTCTTGATGTCATTTGACCATTTTTCCCTGTTTCCTCTATTATTGCCGGCATATTAATTTGTTTCCACTTGATAGGAATAGACCTATCTCTACAAAAATCTTCAACAAATTTTGCCTCATCCAGCGATTCCTCCCCTCTGAACATATGATCCATATGGGCAGCCATCACACTAATATTCCAAGTCGACTCCCTGCTCCATAGGAAATGGAGGAGGGCAAGGGAATCAGGTCCTCCAGATACGCCTACCAAAACTTTTTTCCCGCTTAGGAATACTCCTTTTTTTGTTAAATAATCTTCTACTTTTTCTTCTAACATAAAAAATACTTCCTTAATTTATCACTATTCTGCATAGTAACTTCTTATGACCTTTTTATGTATGCAGTCTGCTTATGTAAGAATAACATTTTTGAGAATGTAACACCAAGTGCTTTACCCACTACCTACTTTCATCAGACTTATATCAGGTCAATTGTCCATAAATATATACAATATACAACAGTGATATGACAACGATTAATAGGATAGATTCCAAATAGCCAGTCCTTTTTTTCTTTTTCGTTATCTTTCC
This window encodes:
- the hpt gene encoding hypoxanthine phosphoribosyltransferase; amino-acid sequence: MKHDIEKILISEEELQSKIKDLGHQLTEDYKDKFPLAVGVLKGAMPFMADLLKRMDTYLEMDFMDVSSYGNSTVSSGEVKILKDLDTSVEGRDILILEDIIDSGLTLSYLVELFRYRKAKSIKIVTLLDKPSGRKVDLQADYIGFIVPDEFVVGYGLDYAERYRNLPYIGVLKPEVYTNTNE
- the tilS gene encoding tRNA lysidine(34) synthetase TilS, with translation MLEEKVEDYLTKKGVFLSGKKVLVGVSGGPDSLALLHFLWSRESTWNISVMAAHMDHMFRGEESLDEAKFVEDFCRDRSIPIKWKQINMPAIIEETGKNGQMTSREYRYAFYKEVMDEYEIPFLALGHHGDDQVETILMRLTRGSSAKARAGIPFSRPFGPGSLFRPFLCLEKQEIEEYCNKYMLFPRRDPSNDKEVYSRNRFRKHILPFLKKENPNATAHFQRFSEEAAEDETFLMAATKAVWEQVVKNQKENEITIDIEAFLSIAISLQRRCIHLILNYLYKEKISSLSALHTNQIITLFQNPHSSGKIDLPEGLKVVKSYNLAHFQLNISPNEPFYYEILKTGEILLPNGYYIRVEYTSNTPYVTGDAIIVDSDLITLPIVIRTRRNGDRIKVRGMDGMKKVKGIFIDAKIPLQERDSWPIVTDGNDNILWLPGLKKSVYSLKQANSGYNLLITYKKQ